The following are encoded together in the Lathyrus oleraceus cultivar Zhongwan6 chromosome 3, CAAS_Psat_ZW6_1.0, whole genome shotgun sequence genome:
- the LOC127132142 gene encoding ubiquitin-conjugating enzyme E2-17 kDa yields the protein MASKRILKELKDLQKDPPTSCSAGPVAEDMFHWQATIMGPPDSPYAGGVFLVTIHFPPDYPFKPPKVAFRTKVFHPNINSNGSICLDILKEQWSPALTISKVLLSICSLLTDPNPDDPLVPEIAHMYKTDRSKYETTARSWTQKYAMG from the exons ATGGCCTCCAAGCGGATCCTGAAGGAACTCAAGGACCTTCAGAAAGATCCTCCAACTTCATGCAGTGCTG GCCCTGTAGCAGAAGATATGTTTCATTGGCAAGCAACTATAATGGGTCCCCCTGATAGCCCTTATGCTGGAGGTGTTTTTCTAGTTACCATTCATTTTCCTCCTGATTATCCATTCAAGCCACCCAAG GTTGCATTTAGGACTAAAGTTTTCCACCCAAATATCAACAGCAATGGTAGTATTTGTCTGGATATCTTAAAGGAGCAGTGGAGTCCCGCTTTGACAATATCTAAG GTATTGCTATCCATTTGTTCGCTATTGACGGATCCAAACCCAGACGATCCCTTGGTGCCTGAAATTGCTCATATGTACAAGACAGACAGGTCCAAGTACGAGACGACTGCCCGGAGCTGGACTCAGAAGTATGCAATGGGCTAG